CAGTGTGGCTATCGAAATAGGTTACGCCTCCGCTCTTGAAAAGCCGATAATCCTATCGGAAGAGGCAAAAGAGGATGGAGTAAAGGCTCTGGTCGCAGCTGTTCTGCCTTTTGAGAAATTATCAGTCCAGGCAATCCAGGGTATTTTAACCGGTAAGAAAGCCTAAATGCCTAGGGTTACTAAAATTACACAACAGCAGAAGAGGCGAGACCGTTACTCAATATATATAAATGATCAGTACAGTTTTTCGCTTTCAGAGAACCAATTGGCTGAAGCCAGACTAAAGGTGGGCCAAGAGCTGACGCCTACCGAACTTGAGGAATATCAACAAGAGTCAGATGTTGGCAAGGCGATTGCCAAAGTATACCGGCTGCTGGCCGCGCGTGATAGAAGTACCAGTGAAGTCACACTATATCTACAGCGTAAAGGTTATGGCGAAGAGGAGATTACGGCCGTTACCCGCCAGCTGGAGGAGCAAAAGCTGCTAAACGACAATTTGT
This region of Candidatus Dormiibacterota bacterium genomic DNA includes:
- a CDS encoding RecX family transcriptional regulator, translating into MPRVTKITQQQKRRDRYSIYINDQYSFSLSENQLAEARLKVGQELTPTELEEYQQESDVGKAIAKVYRLLAARDRSTSEVTLYLQRKGYGEEEITAVTRQLEEQKLLNDNLFAKNWVEGRRSGKAKSRLQLRKELAVKGINKEIIEEALADYGSETQAIIEMVEKRNLRQKYPEQQKLLRYLYTQGFTIDDIRQALEL